ATCGACGGGGCAGCGGGACCCGGCTTGATCGCCCTCCGCCACCGAGTGCGTCCACCAAGTATCGTCCACCGGTCACACCTGGAGTGACGGTGGCGCGTACGCAGCTGCTCGAGCGCCTGCGCCGCAGCGGTCGCCCGCGTCTGGTGCTCATTCATGCACCCGCGGGATTCGGGAAAAGCACGCTGGCCGCCCAACGCCTCGCGGCCCTGCGGGGAGAAGGTGTGGCGACCGCGTGGCTGACGATAGACAACGACGACAACACCCTCATCTGGTTTCTCACCCACCTGATCGAGTCCATTGCGGTGGCACAACCAGCTTTCGGCCGAGAGCTGGTTCGTGAACTCGAAGTCCACGGCGCGGACCGCGAACGGTATGTGCTCACCTCGTTGATCGACCAGCTTCATTCCTCCGACCACCACGTCGCCCTGGTCATCGACGACTGGCACCGCGTGAGCAACGAGGACACGCGGTCGGCGCTGGCGTTCCTGCTCGAGCACGGCTGCCACCATCTGCATCTGATCGTCACCAGCCGCACCCGCCTCGGTCTGCCGCTCAGCAGAATGAGCGTGCGCAACGAACTCATCGAAATAGATTCCTCCGCATTGCGTTTCGACGTCCGGGAGTCGACCCAGTTGTTGATCGACCGCTCCGGCCTCCACCTGGACGCACCCGACATCGTCGAGCTGGAACAGTCGACGGACGGATGGGCGGCGGCACTGCAACTGGTCTCACTGGCGTTGCGTGATCACCCGCACCCCCGCGAGCTGATCGAGCATCTGTCCGGAGGGAATCGGGCCATCGGCGAGTATCTGGCCGAGAACGTCCTCGGCAACCTCGATCGAAGCACCCTCGATTTCCTCCTCGCCACCTCGATCACCGAGAAGATCTGCGGCAGCTTGGCACGCGCGCTCACCGACAACCGGGAAGGCCAAGCGACGCTCGAGGACATCGAGTCCCGCGATCTGTTCCTGCGACGGCTCGACGAGGAGGGGAGATGGTTCCGCTACCACCATCTGTTCGCCGAGTTCCTCCAGCACCGCCTCGAGCGTGACGATCCCGACCGGATTGTCGAGCTTCATCGGCGAGCAGGTCGGTGGTTCGCGGACCGGCACCTCCTCAGCCAGGCGGTCGACCACTACATCCTCGCCGGTGAGCAAGACGACGCCGTGACGCTCGTCGAGGACGCCGCGATGGAGTTACTCGAGCAGTCGCAGATGGGAACGCTTCTCGGCCTCGCCGCGAAACTGCCGGCGAAAGGGACTACCGACCGGCCCCGCTTGCACATCGCACTCGCGTGGGCGCACGCAATACTGCATCACCCGCGCGACGCCGAACAAAATCTTTCCGCCGCGGAAACAGCACTCGACAACGCAGTCGACGATCGCGCGGCAGCGGACATGCGCGCCGAGGCCACTTTTATTCTGGCCCCGATCAACGTCTTCGACGACAAGATCGATGGACTCGATGAGGCCGTCGAGGGATGCATGGCCCGGGCGGACACACTGCGACCATGGGTCATGTGCGGGGCCGCCGACGTCGCGTCCTTCCGCGCTATCTACCGCTTCGATTTCGACGAAGCCCGCCGATGGCAAACATGGGCGCTGCCCTTCCACCAACGTTCCACCGGGCCCTTCAGCGTGTTGTACGGATATTGCATGGCCGGGATCGCCGCACGCGAACAACTCGACCTGCCGGCGGCTGAGGCCAGTTTCCGGCACGCCATGGCACTGGCCGAGGCCGACGATGGTCTCGGCTACGGCGCCCGGCTCACCGCTGCCCTGCTCGGCGACCTGTTGTACGAACAGGGGCACCTCGCCGACGCCGACCACCTCCTCGACCGCAGCCACACCTTGGGCGCCGAGGGCGGCACCGTCGACTTCCTGCTCGCCACCTACGGAACGGGTGCCCGACTGAAGCGCCTCCTCGGACAGAACGATGCGGCGAAGGCGCGTCTCGACGAGGGAGCCCGGCTGGCGCAGCAACTGCGCTTGCCCCGATTGGCAGCGCGAGTCACCAACGAACGAGTCCGAACCGGAATCGGACACGCCGCGCCCGGAGCCCCGGTTATCGACCGCGAGAGCCGACAACTACCCGCCCGGAACAACGGAATCGCCGTCGTCACATTCGAATTGGAAGAGGACTCGGCGATCCGCGCAGCACTGACCGCCCGCGATCAGGACCTCGAGCCCGTCTACGAACGGGCACACGCCCTCGTCGAGTCGATCGAGCGACGGGTCCGCCCCCGGGCGTTCCTCAACGCCGCCCTGCTGCAGGTGGAAGTGTCGGCCACCATGGGACAGCAAGACGCCGCATTGACGGAGCTGCTGCCACTCGCCGAGCAATGCGCTCGACTCGGGCTGATACGACCGGTGCTCGATGCCGGACCCGCGGTGAACAGGTTGGCACGACATCTCCGCACACATCTCCATGAGCGCGCCGACGCCGCCGCGTCCATCGTCTTGAACCAGTATCTCGCCGACTTGGAGAAGCAGACGATCTGACCATTGCCCGCGCCCGATGATTTTGATTATGGTACTTCATCGTGGGTAAGTCATTAACTCCTAATGATTTACGTTCGTGGAGGGGCTGATTGCCCCAAGTCTGTGCCCGGCGTCGCACGCGACGTCGTCAGGTGATTTTTGTAGCTATGTGCTCCGGAATGGCCACGGTCATGCGGACACCGGCAGATAATTTGGTGACTGCGAATAGAAACTTGAGCATTCACCGCCGTTGAATCCACGCGGGATGATCTGACCAAAGGCTCGGATTATCCCGCCTCGGGTGGGACCTCAAAAGGTTAGAATCTGCACCGGCTGCGAGTCCTCCATAACGAGAGAAATTCTCGAGGGCATGTCCGACAAATTTTGGGTCCAGGCGATGACGGCGTTGAGGACCACTGCGGCTCGGTAGACGATGGCGAGTTCGTCGTAGCGCGTGGCCAGTCCTCGCGATTGCTTCAGATAGCAGAACCGGCGTTCGACGACGTTGCGACCCCGGTAGTCATCACGATCGAATGCTGGCGGGCGGCCGCCGCGTGAACCCCGCCGGCGCCGATGGCCGGCCGGATCGTCCGGTTTCGCGTTCACCGCCCCGATTCCGCGGCGGCGCAGTAGGTCGCGGTGGACTCGTGAGGAGTACGCCTTTCTCGCCCCGGACTCGATCCGGGCGGGTGTGGGGCGCCCACCACCGGCAGTCGGTACCTGCAGGTGTGCGAGGAGGTACGGAAAAGCGGGTGAATCGCCCGACTGCCCCGGCGCCACCAGCGGTAACCCGTGACCGTCGACGAGCTGATGGATCTTCGTCGACAGGCCACCGCGGGAGCGGCCTACGGTGTGGTCAGGCGGCTCAAGGTGTGGATTCGTGCAATTCAATCCAGTCCCTGTGTGGCGGGTGATGTTCGTTGCGTGCTGATGGGCGCGAGCGATGGTCGAGTCCACGGCTAGAGGTGTGGCAGATACTGGACGACTGGATTGATCGGTGGCACGGACCGCTAGTGTGCCACCGTGACTTCCGGTTCGTCGGATGCAAGCCGCACACATGCGGATTCCCACCCGTCGGGCGCCCAACCGGGCACATGATCGACCACGCAGTAACCGTGGCTCCGCAAGTCGTCGGCGACCGCGTTCCATAGCTCGGACACATCGGTTGTCGCGTCGACCGACACGACCGCACCGTCCGCGATACCGACCGCCGCGATGTCGTACAACAAACTTGCGAGCGACCGGACTCCGGTGGGTATACGAAGACAGTTCTCACTTGCCTCGAGCGATGCCCGTGTATCGATGTGGAGCAGCGTGCTGTGCGGAATCGTGGCGTACGCGTTGTCGATTTCGCGCGACATCGTCTGCGCCTGACGCAGATCCGCAGCGGAAAGGGTGACCAACTCACGTTCGGACGGTCCGCTTCGGCGGAGACCCCAGGCATCCACGCCCATGTAGAGGGTGATCACTCGTTCGTCGCATGCATTCATCATCGATCTCATTTCGGGTTGGCTACGCGTGGAACGCGTTACTCTGCGCGAGTGCGGGTCCACTCCCGAATAGCGACCGCGGGGATAGAGGAGTGGACTCGGCGTCCGCGGTGGAACCGAGGTGCCGCATCAGACTCACGACGTCAGGTGGTCGTCGCCCAGGTGGGCGGTCTCGATCTCGCGCTAGTTCGACGCTTTGATGATCAGGAGTCCCCATGGGGATTGGCTAGGCAATACCCCGCGGATCCCGCCGCCTCGACTGGCGTACGGGCGGGCGCCGAGATCGACCAACTTGGTTTGTATTGGTAGGTACTTCTATTTCGTCTCCACGTCAGCATGAGAACGCGGGTCATCTTCGAATTTGCTGATGTTGATGAGGGATCATCAGGCATCGAAGGAAGACCTGCGTTCTCACGCGCGTAGGTGATTAGGCCGCAGATCTCAGCGTGCGGTACGGGGGAATTTCAGCGAGCGCCGTCACAGACGGGCGTTTCGGTTTCCTGCCAGGCGTTGTAACCGCCGAGGAGGTCAGTTGTCCCCTCGTACCCATTCGCACGGAGAAGGCTTGCGGCCACGCTCGAGCGCCAACCGCTTCGGCAATGCACGACCAAGGGTCGACCCTGGGGAAGCGTGTTGTGGCGCTTCGCAAGCTCGGGCAGCGGAATATGAAGCGACCCTGCGATATAGCCGGAGTCGCGTTCTCCTTGGTTTCTTACGTCCAGGAGGGTGATTCTGCCATCTTGCAGTGCTGTGGCAAGTTCTGCAACAGTGAGCCGCTCGGTCTGTTCGAGCAATCCGATGAGTGGTGAGGGAAAGGGAGTGACGCGGTCGGTCGTGAGGGTATTGAAGTATCCCTGCACGTTGTCATACCCAATTCGTGCGAGTCGCATCGCGGCTTCGGCCTCGTCGCCGGGTCGTGTGACCAAAATAATCGGTTCGTCAACATGGGTGACCATTCCGCAGGTCTCCGCGAAACGTCCTTCGAGGCCCACATTGACGGCGCCCTGTAAATGCGCGGCTGCGAATTCTTCGGGGCTACGCGTATCGATCACCCTCGTCCCATCCTGTACACCCCTGACCATCTGTTCGGCCGAGAGTTCCCGTAGTTGACGGGAGCGGTCGTAGACGGCACGGTTGCGTCGGTTGAGATCGGCGTCAGTGGAGAAGTACTGTGGAATCGCGGGCTGGCCGGTGGTGACAAGGTCGACAAAATCCGCTTCTGCCATCGGCTGCACTGACGGGTTCGTGAGCCGCTGCTGGCCGATTGTCGAGACCAGGTCGGTAGACATGTTCTTTCCACAGGAAGAGCCTGCTCCGTGTGCAGGCATTACTTGCACATGGTCCGGGAGCGCCAGCAGGGTGTGATGAATTGTCTTGTACATCGCGCGTGCGAGGTCTGTGTTCGTGCCGGTCCCGAGGTTTGCGAGGTCAGGTCGGCCCACGTCGCCTATGAAGAGTGAGTCACCGGTCAGGACCGCTGTCGGTTCGGTGTCAGCACCGTCTCGGAGGAGGAGGCTGATCGATTCCCAGGTGTGTCCCGGTGTCGTCAAGATCTCGATATCGACGTTTCCCAGCGAGATGTGTTCGCCGTGCTGCAATCGGCGGATGGGATAGTCGGTGTCTGCCGCCTCACCGAAACCGATCCATGCCCCGGTTGCGGCCACGAGTTCGAGGTGGCCTGAGACGAAGTCCGCGTGAAAGTGCGTGTTGATTACTCCTTCGATGCGCAGGCCGCGGCGTTCGGCTTCGTCGATGTAGTCCGTAACATCACGCCGAGGATCGACGACGATCGCGCGTTTCGTCTGTTCATCACCTATGAGGTACGAGGCGTGAGAAAGGCATTCGAGGTAGTACTGCTCGAGAATCATTGGGCTTCTCCATTTCTGAGGAACGTCGGGATGGGGTGCGTAGTCGATGCTGGCCGGTCGTGAAGGTATTTCACTACCCGGGCAGCAGACCGGAGCTGCGTAGGCCCACGTATACCGAGACCGCGACAAGTAGTACGGCAAATGCCCGCGTGAGTGTTTTCTCGGAGGTTCTGAGAGCCAGCCATTTACCTACAAGGGCGCCGACGATAGCTGAGGCTGTTACTGGCAGGACTACGGACCAATCTAGCGCATCGTGGCTTGATCGAGCTGCTAGTGCCACTGCCGAGTTCAGCGTGATGACTAGCAGGGAGGTTCCCACAGCGATCGGCATGGGGTAGCCCAGAGCAATCACGAGTACCGGAACGATGACGAATCCCCCTCCTACGCCGAAGAATCCGGTGAGGACTCCGATTGCAATCCCCGCGGTTAGTACCTTGCCGGCAGTCAGGTAGCGTTCGGTACGGGGGCCGGGACTTGCCTCGAGCTGGGTCGCGGTGGTTTCGGCCGGCGTCGACGCAGGGACTACGGCCAGCGCGGGAAGCCTGTTGGCGACGCCCACGGCTGGATTCCGTGTCCGCTTCCTCGCCAGCTTGGACGGCCTCGTTCTCCAAACAAGCGAAATCGATACTGCTGACAGCAAGATTGCGAAAGCCCCAAGCGCGACATTTGGGTCTGCCAGTCGACCGAGGGCTGTTCCGGCCCAGGCAGCTACGCCGCCCACGGCACCGAGGGAGATGCCTGCACGCCACTTCACTCGGCCTGCCCGCGCATGGGAAATAGCGGCCACGATGGAGGTAATCCCGACGATGACGAGGCTTTCGGTAACAGCGATCTGTAGTGGTTGACTCAGGACATAGACAAGTGCGGGCACAGTGAGAATGGAGCCGCCACCGCCGAGGGCACCGAGGCTGATTCCGATGCAGATGCCGAGCACGATTGCCGAGATCAGCATTTCGTCACGGCCAAGCACTCAGATCTGGTGGCGGTTGATGTTGCTGGTTCGATCTGGCAGTGCACCTCAGCGCCACCAGGGTTGTGCGTTAGGTATTCCATCGGGCCTCCTGGTCAGGTCTGGGTGAAGTGTGAGGACGAGCCATATCGGGACTGGCGGGCCATATTGATCCGAGCGAGGGCTGTCGGGTGAGTCGGCCACTGCCGCAGGTGTCCGGCTGCACGGCAGTCCGCTGGCCCGGCCCTCCGCCAAACCTCTGCGCACGACTTTGAGACTCGCTAATCCGCCTATGGAAAGAGTTGCGGTGATTGCGGGGGAGCTGTACCGATGCTGCGCTGCACGTTCAGGGTCCGTTCGCTCCGGATGCGGTAGTAGGCATCGACTTCTCCTGTTTGCTGTTCTTGGTGTCTGACGACCCAGAGTAATGTACGGACATCTAGAAAATCAATGACCGGACATTTACTGTAGTCCGAACGCCCGCTCAGGCAGCGTCAACATGGCCTTTTGCACCGCACACCGTCGATCGCGGCTCGACGGCAGGCTGAGCAGCTCGATCCGGACCAGAGGCAGATCGCTATCGACGACGATGTCGGCGCAGTGATCGGCTACGCGGCTCGCGCTCTGCCCCGCAATAGAGAACGACAGGGACGCGAGGGCCGGCGCTGACGCGATAGTGACACCGCTCGTGCCAAGCAACTATGCCCGCATACTCGCTTCCAAGCATGGGACTGATCCGCCGCCTGCGTTTCGGGACAGCTGTTCGCGATGCGTCCGGGCAATGAACGGCAGGCGCCTATCAGAAATCGCGTCTCTCGCTGGTGGGCTGCTTGCCTCGCTGCTGACCCACAGTCGGAAGGACGAGTGAGCCGATCACCGATTCGCGGGACGGCAAATCGGCGCGAGTCGCCGTCGATACCGGGCCCCTTGCAACACCCGCCGCCCGCAGTTGCCCGAGCGACGTCGACCGTGGGCAGGAGACCGGTGGTGCGCTGCTCGTGGCAACAGTCGGTACGGCGCGCACTGTGAGAGCGATGAACCGCTCTACGTCGGGATCTGTTGTTCGGTATAGGTCGCAACTCTCCTAAGTGTCCACCGGGACATTGCGAACTCATCTTGAAGGCCAGATTCGAGTGAGTGACGCCGCCAATATCGAACGGCGAGACCGGAAAGTGCGGCCGCTACGGCACGTTCGCGGCCGAAAGATTTAGGGAATACCCAGTTCGTGCCGAGAAATCAGCGAGGACGCTGAACCGATCTCCGCGAATGAGCGAGGTGCGCCATTCCACTGGTGTTCCATTGGAGGTTCCTATCCGCTCAACTTTCATTGCTGCAACATCCGGTGTCGTTCCGAGAAGTTTGTGCTGTGCAGTACTCGGTACGACTGCTCGTATTTGCTCACTCCCGCCGGTGAGGCGGACCCCGCAACGTGATGCGAGTTCGTCGTACAGTCCTGTGTGGGAAAAGTCGACATCGAGTAACGGGCTGGCAATCGAGGCCGGCAACCATGCGCAGTCATGTGCGAGTGGCAGCTCGCCTGCCAATCGCAGTCGCTCGAGATAGAGCAGGGGAGCGGACTCCTCGAGGCCGAGACGGATCGCAACGTGCGCATCAGCCCGTATGTCGAGACGACGGACGATGCTGTGCTGGCGCAGATTCGAGGCTTCGACCGACGCGAACAAGCTGTACAGGGCACCTAGGGGTTGCGTGATCTCGGCGTCAGCGTTGAGTCGAGTTGAGCGGCCACGACTTGCGACGACGATACCTTCCTCACGTAGGGCGCGCACCGCAGCGCGCACCGTGTGACGGCTAACACCGTACTGATCACGGAGTTCCAACTCGCCAGGGAAGGCATCCGTGAACTCTCCCTCTCGCAGTCGGCGTTGGAGGTCCGCCTGTAGTTGCTGCCACAGGGTTTCCCCCGATCCGCGCTGCAACTTTCTCGCCCCGGCCGTTTCCGTCTCCGTACCAGACACCCGTGCTCGCTCCCGATCGCCATTGTGATGCTCTACTTAGGAGGATAATGTACGGACATCTAATCAAGCAATGACCGGACATGACCTTGGATGTGTGTTAGAAGGGTCGCACACGGTCGCCGACGAATCAACGCCGTCGATACTCCGAAGGGACGCGTGCCTGTGGGCCATCCATTCCTGATTCGACATCCCTGTAGACGACGCTGATACAACGCTGCTCGGCCGACCGGAGTCGCTGGCAACTATGGTTGCGCGCCGGCGGATCGCCAGGCCTGGCTGCGTGGTACCCGGCACCATGCTCGAATCTGGCACGCTGCGGTGGACCGCGTCGCCGCCCATGGCGCCACGCCGCACAGCCGCTGCCCGAGCGGCGGGCCCATCCCCACTAACCCTCGAGTTGACCCGATACCGCAGGAGCACCCATGACCGACTCCCGAGCCCGCCGCGTCGCCACCCTCAGTGCCGCCGCGAAAGCCAAATCGCACAGGAAGACCCACGCGGCCGAGCAAGCAATCCGACGGCTCGTCGAACGCGGTGAACAAATCACTTTCCAAGCCGTCCAACGCGAAGCCGACGTCTCCCACGCCTTCCTCTACAACCATCCCGAACTCCGCCAGCGCATCGAACATCTTCGCGGCCGCCCACGATCGGCCCCGACCGCCTACGCTGTTCCCGGCAGCGACAGGACACTCGTCATCACACTCACCCGGCAAATCGCCGACCTGAAGAAGCAACATCACCACCAACTCAAAGCATTGCGCGACGCGCTCGAGCAAGCCCACGGAGAAAACCTCGACCTCCGACGCGAACTGGCCCGTCACACCGTCGGCAGCCAGACCGCCGCTGACGCTGCTTCAGTCGCATCAACAACCTGATCTGCACGCACATGGCGAGCTTGCACATGCCCCAAGGCCCGGCCGGAAGAGACATCCTTGGCGAGTTACGCTGCCATATAACGCTCCTGCACCGCCACACCGTGCTCGTAGTTTTCTCGTCTAACGTCCAGCTTGATCCCAACGTACAGTTGAGGATTGCTCCATAGGGTGCTCGCGGATCACTCCCAGGCGCTGCCGCCACCACTGCATGATCCGTCCGGACGTTGTGGGGGTTCCCGTTCCCCGGTCCTTGCCTCACCAGTCGTCGGCGACAAAGAGGGGGCAAGGTGAAGTCCCCGCAGCGCAGCGAGGAGACCCGACCTCTCCAACCGAACGAGTCGACGACCACACTCGAAACCGGATGCGGCGGGTTTCAGGTATTCAGCACGGCCGACCAACCAGCCGGCGAGTTCACGGGCGATCGCGGTGTTCGCCAGCGCGGGGCGTTTTTTTCGGGCGTCGAACCCTGCCCAGCGGGCGTGCAGGCGCTGGTTGTTTGCTGTCCCTGGGCCCGGGCCGCAGGACTGGCATGGTCCCCGCGGTGCCGCAGATCTGCTCCGGGACTGTACCGGGGTCGGTGGTGCCAGGCGGCCTCGATGAGCAGCCGCCGGGCGTGGCC
The sequence above is drawn from the Rhodococcus jostii RHA1 genome and encodes:
- a CDS encoding DUF6262 family protein, which translates into the protein MTDSRARRVATLSAAAKAKSHRKTHAAEQAIRRLVERGEQITFQAVQREADVSHAFLYNHPELRQRIEHLRGRPRSAPTAYAVPGSDRTLVITLTRQIADLKKQHHHQLKALRDALEQAHGENLDLRRELARHTVGSQTAADAASVASTT
- a CDS encoding serine/threonine-protein kinase encodes the protein MPDDDTESTQRQVDADVVAELAAEGFEDACIAGRGGFGIVYRCRQPALDRVVAVKVLSPDPDHMDRARFLREQQAMGRLSGHPNIVHVLQAGITYTGRPYIVMPFHRRDSLDSWITKHGALRAAEALAVGVKLAGALETAHRAGVLHRDIKPGNILLTEYGEPQLTDFGIARITGGEETTRGLVAGSPAYTAPELLSGSDASVVTDVYGLGATLFTALAGRPAFARRRGEQVFAQLLRIGTEPLPDLRDIGVPEAVCTVIESAMARDPAERPATAADLGGALRRAGEHIGLALGDIPLPIVDEEDRPFRPSDEVEVGVSEYLRYRRGSGTRLDRPPPPSASTKYRPPVTPGVTVARTQLLERLRRSGRPRLVLIHAPAGFGKSTLAAQRLAALRGEGVATAWLTIDNDDNTLIWFLTHLIESIAVAQPAFGRELVRELEVHGADRERYVLTSLIDQLHSSDHHVALVIDDWHRVSNEDTRSALAFLLEHGCHHLHLIVTSRTRLGLPLSRMSVRNELIEIDSSALRFDVRESTQLLIDRSGLHLDAPDIVELEQSTDGWAAALQLVSLALRDHPHPRELIEHLSGGNRAIGEYLAENVLGNLDRSTLDFLLATSITEKICGSLARALTDNREGQATLEDIESRDLFLRRLDEEGRWFRYHHLFAEFLQHRLERDDPDRIVELHRRAGRWFADRHLLSQAVDHYILAGEQDDAVTLVEDAAMELLEQSQMGTLLGLAAKLPAKGTTDRPRLHIALAWAHAILHHPRDAEQNLSAAETALDNAVDDRAAADMRAEATFILAPINVFDDKIDGLDEAVEGCMARADTLRPWVMCGAADVASFRAIYRFDFDEARRWQTWALPFHQRSTGPFSVLYGYCMAGIAAREQLDLPAAEASFRHAMALAEADDGLGYGARLTAALLGDLLYEQGHLADADHLLDRSHTLGAEGGTVDFLLATYGTGARLKRLLGQNDAAKARLDEGARLAQQLRLPRLAARVTNERVRTGIGHAAPGAPVIDRESRQLPARNNGIAVVTFELEEDSAIRAALTARDQDLEPVYERAHALVESIERRVRPRAFLNAALLQVEVSATMGQQDAALTELLPLAEQCARLGLIRPVLDAGPAVNRLARHLRTHLHERADAAASIVLNQYLADLEKQTI
- a CDS encoding GntR family transcriptional regulator, translating into MSGTETETAGARKLQRGSGETLWQQLQADLQRRLREGEFTDAFPGELELRDQYGVSRHTVRAAVRALREEGIVVASRGRSTRLNADAEITQPLGALYSLFASVEASNLRQHSIVRRLDIRADAHVAIRLGLEESAPLLYLERLRLAGELPLAHDCAWLPASIASPLLDVDFSHTGLYDELASRCGVRLTGGSEQIRAVVPSTAQHKLLGTTPDVAAMKVERIGTSNGTPVEWRTSLIRGDRFSVLADFSARTGYSLNLSAANVP
- a CDS encoding sulfite exporter TauE/SafE family protein, producing MLISAIVLGICIGISLGALGGGGSILTVPALVYVLSQPLQIAVTESLVIVGITSIVAAISHARAGRVKWRAGISLGAVGGVAAWAGTALGRLADPNVALGAFAILLSAVSISLVWRTRPSKLARKRTRNPAVGVANRLPALAVVPASTPAETTATQLEASPGPRTERYLTAGKVLTAGIAIGVLTGFFGVGGGFVIVPVLVIALGYPMPIAVGTSLLVITLNSAVALAARSSHDALDWSVVLPVTASAIVGALVGKWLALRTSEKTLTRAFAVLLVAVSVYVGLRSSGLLPG
- a CDS encoding MBL fold metallo-hydrolase: MILEQYYLECLSHASYLIGDEQTKRAIVVDPRRDVTDYIDEAERRGLRIEGVINTHFHADFVSGHLELVAATGAWIGFGEAADTDYPIRRLQHGEHISLGNVDIEILTTPGHTWESISLLLRDGADTEPTAVLTGDSLFIGDVGRPDLANLGTGTNTDLARAMYKTIHHTLLALPDHVQVMPAHGAGSSCGKNMSTDLVSTIGQQRLTNPSVQPMAEADFVDLVTTGQPAIPQYFSTDADLNRRNRAVYDRSRQLRELSAEQMVRGVQDGTRVIDTRSPEEFAAAHLQGAVNVGLEGRFAETCGMVTHVDEPIILVTRPGDEAEAAMRLARIGYDNVQGYFNTLTTDRVTPFPSPLIGLLEQTERLTVAELATALQDGRITLLDVRNQGERDSGYIAGSLHIPLPELAKRHNTLPQGRPLVVHCRSGWRSSVAASLLRANGYEGTTDLLGGYNAWQETETPVCDGAR
- a CDS encoding transposase translates to MCAACIRRTGSHGGTLAVRATDQSSRPVSATPLAVDSTIARAHQHATNITRHTGTGLNCTNPHLEPPDHTVGRSRGGLSTKIHQLVDGHGLPLVAPGQSGDSPAFPYLLAHLQVPTAGGGRPTPARIESGARKAYSSRVHRDLLRRRGIGAVNAKPDDPAGHRRRRGSRGGRPPAFDRDDYRGRNVVERRFCYLKQSRGLATRYDELAIVYRAAVVLNAVIAWTQNLSDMPSRISLVMEDSQPVQILTF